One Micromonospora sp. WMMD1120 genomic region harbors:
- a CDS encoding Lrp/AsnC family transcriptional regulator, with product MSQETAGEAGRAAGSGRSVRALDEVDRRIVDELVRDGRTSVRTLAERIHISRTNAYARVERLVRDGVITGFHARVAPEAAGLGTSAYMALTIEQNTWREVSAELAQVRYVEHVALLSGEHDVLALVRAPDNAALRDVVLDRVQRIAGVLSTRSWLVFEEFGGTRSPWQ from the coding sequence GTGAGCCAGGAGACCGCCGGTGAAGCGGGCCGGGCAGCGGGATCGGGACGATCGGTCCGAGCCCTCGACGAGGTGGACCGGCGGATCGTCGACGAGCTGGTCCGGGACGGTCGCACGTCGGTACGCACCCTCGCCGAACGGATCCACATCTCCCGCACCAACGCGTACGCGCGGGTGGAGCGGCTGGTGCGCGACGGGGTGATCACCGGCTTCCACGCGCGGGTGGCGCCTGAGGCGGCCGGGTTGGGCACCTCGGCGTACATGGCGTTGACGATCGAACAGAACACCTGGCGGGAGGTGTCGGCCGAGCTGGCCCAGGTCCGCTACGTCGAGCACGTCGCGTTGCTCAGCGGCGAACACGACGTGCTGGCCCTGGTCCGCGCCCCGGACAACGCCGCGCTGCGGGACGTGGTGCTGGACCGGGTGCAACGCATCGCCGGGGTGCTGTCGACACGTTCCTGGCTGGTCTTCGAGGAGTTCGGCGGGACGCGGAGCCCGTGGCAGTAG
- a CDS encoding hemerythrin domain-containing protein, whose amino-acid sequence MSTDAIVLLKEDHKEMRRLFKAFQDAEEGPASQRQKLVDQILEALTVHTYLENEVMYPEIRRLLPDLEDDILESYEEHHVADVLCAELASMDASDERFTAKTTVLIENVTHHVEEEEEEWFPKVRDALGRKQLQEIGEKMIALRPDAPRSPTDPKAIKKAVDAVTA is encoded by the coding sequence GTGTCGACCGATGCCATCGTCCTGCTCAAAGAGGACCACAAGGAGATGCGCCGCCTGTTCAAGGCCTTCCAGGACGCCGAGGAGGGGCCGGCCAGCCAGCGGCAGAAGCTGGTGGACCAGATCCTGGAGGCACTGACGGTGCACACCTATCTGGAGAACGAGGTGATGTACCCCGAGATCCGCCGGCTGCTGCCCGACCTGGAGGACGACATCCTCGAGTCGTACGAGGAGCACCACGTCGCGGATGTGCTCTGCGCCGAGCTGGCCAGCATGGACGCCAGTGACGAGCGGTTCACCGCCAAGACGACGGTGCTGATCGAGAACGTCACCCACCACGTCGAGGAGGAAGAGGAGGAGTGGTTCCCCAAGGTCCGCGACGCGCTGGGCCGCAAGCAGCTCCAGGAGATCGGCGAGAAGATGATCGCCCTGCGTCCGGACGCCCCGCGCTCCCCCACCGACCCGAAGGCGATCAAGAAGGCGGTGGACGCGGTAACCGCCTGA
- a CDS encoding SDR family NAD(P)-dependent oxidoreductase translates to MTTPTTERPLAVVTGASSGIGYELAAQFAEHGFDLIVAAEDDGISAAADKLRRDGGAQVRPVRVDLAREQGVEELASTIAGTGRPVDALALNAGRGAGGAFVDGTDLRDELEIIDLNVRSTVHLAKRLLPGMVERGVGRVLFTSSIASTMPGPFQAVYNASKSFVQSFAEALRNELKDTGVTVTALMPGPTDTEFFDRAEMRDTRVGAGSKDDPAKVAAQGFDALMRGDQTVTAGSLLNKVQTAAGKIIPDKLKSEQHRHMAEPGSNS, encoded by the coding sequence ATGACCACACCGACCACCGAGCGGCCGCTCGCCGTGGTGACCGGGGCGTCCAGCGGCATCGGGTACGAGTTGGCCGCGCAGTTCGCCGAGCACGGTTTCGACCTGATCGTGGCCGCCGAGGACGACGGCATCTCGGCGGCGGCCGACAAGCTGCGCCGCGACGGCGGCGCGCAGGTGCGGCCGGTCCGTGTCGACCTGGCCCGCGAGCAGGGCGTGGAGGAGCTGGCGTCGACGATCGCCGGGACCGGGCGTCCGGTGGACGCGCTCGCGCTCAACGCCGGCCGGGGCGCCGGTGGGGCCTTCGTCGACGGCACCGACCTACGCGACGAGCTGGAGATCATCGACCTGAACGTGCGCTCGACGGTGCACCTGGCGAAGCGGCTGCTGCCCGGCATGGTCGAGCGGGGCGTGGGCCGGGTGCTGTTCACCTCGTCGATCGCCTCCACCATGCCGGGGCCGTTCCAGGCGGTCTACAACGCGTCGAAGTCGTTCGTGCAGTCCTTCGCCGAGGCGCTGCGCAACGAGCTGAAGGACACCGGTGTCACGGTGACCGCGCTGATGCCGGGGCCCACCGACACCGAGTTCTTCGACCGCGCCGAGATGCGGGACACCCGGGTCGGCGCCGGCAGCAAGGACGATCCGGCGAAGGTGGCCGCCCAGGGCTTCGACGCGCTGATGAGGGGTGACCAGACGGTCACCGCGGGTTCGCTGCTCAACAAGGTGCAGACCGCGGCCGGCAAGATCATCCCGGACAAGCTCAAGTCCGAGCAACACCGCCACATGGCCGAACCAGGCTCCAACAGCTAA
- a CDS encoding histidine phosphatase family protein, giving the protein MAELATLWIVRHGESTANVAATHAEASGAELIDLTHRDADVPLSATGEDQARATGRWLAELPDAKRPHVAVVSPYLRAVQTARLALAGTDVPVHRDERLRDRELGILDGLTGHGVRRRYPEEAERRARLGKFYYRPPGGESWTDVALRLRTLLGDLRRDHEGCQVLLFGHDALVFLLRYLVEGLTEEELMGHTRREVIANCSITEWSADTEGRLVLTAFNAVGHLRPRGAEPTREDEINAEPV; this is encoded by the coding sequence ATGGCGGAACTGGCAACCCTCTGGATCGTCCGGCACGGCGAGAGCACCGCGAACGTCGCGGCGACGCACGCCGAGGCGTCGGGCGCGGAGCTGATCGACCTCACCCACCGCGACGCCGACGTGCCGCTCTCCGCGACCGGCGAGGACCAGGCCCGGGCCACCGGCCGTTGGCTCGCCGAGTTGCCGGACGCGAAGCGGCCGCACGTGGCGGTGGTGTCGCCGTACCTGCGGGCGGTGCAGACCGCGCGGCTGGCGCTGGCCGGCACCGACGTCCCCGTGCACCGCGACGAGCGGCTGCGCGACCGGGAGCTGGGCATCCTCGACGGGCTGACCGGGCACGGGGTCCGCCGCCGGTACCCGGAGGAGGCCGAGCGACGGGCCCGGCTGGGCAAGTTCTACTACCGGCCGCCCGGCGGGGAGTCCTGGACCGACGTGGCCCTACGGCTGCGCACGCTGCTGGGCGACCTGCGCCGCGACCACGAGGGCTGCCAGGTGCTGCTCTTCGGCCACGACGCGCTGGTCTTCCTGCTGCGTTATCTGGTGGAGGGGTTGACCGAGGAGGAGCTGATGGGGCACACCCGGCGCGAGGTGATCGCCAACTGCTCGATCACCGAGTGGTCGGCGGACACCGAAGGGCGGTTGGTCCTCACCGCGTTCAACGCCGTCGGGCACCTGCGACCGCGGGGCGCCGAGCCGACCAGGGAGGACGAGATCAATGCCGAGCCGGTCTGA
- a CDS encoding DNA primase small subunit domain-containing protein produces the protein MATAAQEIQVGERLVRVSSPDKPYFPERGLTKLDVVRYFLAVGDGILRALRDRPTMLERWPRGVFEGATIATRQTNRGDAFYQKRLPAGAPEWVRTAHITFPSGRSADEVAPSELAVVIWAVNLGTLRFHPWPVTAADVERPDQLRIDLDPLPGVGFDQVVPVAHEVRAFLAELGMTAYPKTTGGRGLHVYLSIEPLWSFGDCRRAVLALGREMQRRLPDLVTTTWWREQRDRPVFVDYNQMARDHTVTSAYSIRPTPAALVSAPLDWSELDQVSPEDFDVRSMPARFAERGDPHAGLDGDRHSLEPLLELADRDGLEAPPER, from the coding sequence GTGGCGACGGCGGCGCAGGAGATCCAGGTGGGGGAGCGGCTGGTTCGCGTCTCCAGCCCCGACAAGCCGTACTTTCCGGAGCGGGGGCTGACCAAGCTGGACGTGGTCCGCTACTTCCTGGCGGTGGGCGACGGCATCCTGCGCGCGCTGCGCGACCGCCCGACGATGCTGGAACGGTGGCCGCGCGGCGTGTTCGAGGGCGCGACGATAGCGACCCGGCAGACCAACCGGGGTGACGCGTTCTACCAGAAGCGGCTGCCGGCGGGCGCGCCCGAGTGGGTGCGCACCGCGCACATCACCTTCCCGAGTGGGCGTAGCGCGGACGAGGTCGCGCCGAGCGAGCTGGCGGTGGTCATCTGGGCGGTCAACCTGGGCACCCTGCGGTTCCACCCGTGGCCGGTGACCGCCGCCGACGTGGAGCGCCCCGACCAGCTGCGCATCGACCTGGACCCGCTGCCCGGCGTCGGCTTCGACCAGGTGGTGCCGGTGGCGCACGAGGTGCGGGCGTTCCTCGCCGAGCTGGGCATGACCGCCTACCCGAAGACCACCGGCGGTCGGGGCCTGCACGTCTACCTGTCCATCGAGCCGCTGTGGAGCTTCGGTGACTGCCGGCGGGCGGTGCTCGCCCTCGGCCGGGAGATGCAGCGCCGGCTGCCGGACCTGGTCACCACCACCTGGTGGCGCGAGCAGCGGGACCGGCCGGTCTTCGTCGACTACAACCAGATGGCCCGCGACCACACGGTGACGTCGGCGTACTCGATCCGGCCGACGCCCGCCGCGTTGGTCTCCGCGCCACTCGACTGGTCGGAGCTGGACCAGGTCAGTCCGGAGGACTTCGACGTGCGCAGCATGCCGGCCCGGTTCGCCGAGCGGGGCGACCCGCACGCCGGCCTGGACGGCGACCGGCACTCGCTGGAGCCGCTGCTGGAGTTGGCCGACCGGGACGGGCTGGAGGCCCCGCCCGAGCGGTGA
- a CDS encoding alpha-ketoacid dehydrogenase subunit beta: protein MMATTMAKALNAALADALAADEKVVVFGEDVGALGGVFRITDGLQARFGDTRCFDTPLAEAGIVGFAVGMAMSGLRPVVEMQFDAFAYPAFEQIASHVAKLRNRTRGALSVPIVIRVPYAGGIGGVEHHCDSSEAYYAHTPGLKVVTPATVDDAYSLLREAIDDPDPVVFMEPKKLYFASAEASLPTRTEPFGRAVVRRPGRDATLVAYGPAVPVALEAAEAAREEGWDLEVVDVRTIVPFDDATVTASVRRTGRCVVIQEAPGFAGVGAEIAARVQERCFHALHAPVLRVAGLDIPYPAPMLEHTYLPGVDRVLDAVARLQWDDQPDARWAAA, encoded by the coding sequence CTGATGGCCACCACCATGGCGAAGGCGCTCAACGCCGCGCTCGCCGACGCCCTCGCCGCCGACGAGAAGGTCGTCGTCTTCGGTGAGGACGTCGGCGCGCTCGGCGGCGTCTTCCGGATCACCGACGGCCTCCAGGCCCGCTTCGGGGACACCCGCTGCTTCGACACCCCGCTCGCCGAGGCCGGCATCGTCGGCTTCGCCGTCGGAATGGCCATGTCCGGGCTGCGCCCGGTGGTCGAGATGCAGTTCGACGCGTTCGCGTACCCGGCGTTCGAGCAGATCGCCTCGCACGTGGCGAAGCTGCGCAACCGCACCCGGGGCGCGCTGAGCGTGCCCATCGTCATCCGCGTGCCGTACGCCGGCGGGATCGGCGGTGTCGAGCACCACTGTGACTCGTCCGAGGCGTACTACGCGCACACCCCGGGCCTCAAGGTGGTGACGCCGGCGACCGTCGACGACGCGTACTCGCTGCTGCGCGAGGCGATCGACGACCCCGACCCGGTGGTCTTCATGGAGCCCAAGAAGCTCTACTTCGCCAGCGCCGAGGCGTCCCTGCCGACCCGCACCGAGCCGTTCGGCCGGGCGGTCGTGCGCCGCCCCGGCCGCGACGCCACCCTCGTCGCGTACGGGCCGGCGGTGCCGGTCGCGCTGGAGGCCGCCGAGGCCGCCCGCGAGGAGGGCTGGGACCTGGAGGTTGTCGACGTGCGCACCATCGTGCCGTTCGACGACGCCACCGTCACCGCCTCGGTCCGGCGTACCGGCCGGTGCGTGGTCATCCAGGAGGCGCCCGGCTTCGCCGGTGTCGGCGCGGAGATCGCCGCCCGGGTGCAGGAGCGCTGCTTCCACGCGCTGCACGCGCCGGTGTTGCGGGTCGCCGGGCTGGACATCCCGTACCCGGCGCCGATGCTGGAGCACACTTACCTGCCCGGCGTGGACCGGGTCCTCGACGCGGTGGCCCGCCTGCAGTGGGACGACCAGCCCGACGCGCGGTGGGCGGCGGCATGA
- a CDS encoding NAD(P)H-hydrate dehydratase — protein sequence MPSRSEVRVITPGLLRDWALPVPAGGKESRGTVLVVGGSRFTPGAVLLAGVAALRAGAGVLQLAAAESTAATLSIQVPEALVVGLPETRDGAVAADRDGQLGELVAEADVVTLGPGLKAIDETNRLLELVLDAARPDTSLVLDAYALGALSHTPDVLLGSGRPVVLTPNVTEAGHLLGREPGDDLDAEAAELAARYEAVVSLYGHVAAPDGRGWREESGDAGLGTSGSGDVLAGLLAGLLSRGADPAQAACWGSFAHAVSGQRLIPRYGRIGFLARELLDEIPGTLAMV from the coding sequence ATGCCGAGCCGGTCTGAGGTACGGGTGATCACGCCGGGGCTGCTGCGGGACTGGGCGCTGCCGGTGCCGGCCGGTGGGAAGGAGAGCCGGGGCACCGTACTGGTGGTCGGCGGCTCCCGCTTCACCCCGGGCGCGGTGCTGCTGGCCGGGGTGGCCGCGCTGCGCGCCGGCGCCGGCGTGCTCCAGCTCGCCGCCGCCGAGTCCACCGCCGCCACGCTGAGCATCCAGGTGCCGGAGGCGCTGGTGGTGGGCCTGCCGGAGACCCGCGACGGGGCGGTGGCCGCCGACCGCGACGGCCAACTCGGCGAGCTGGTGGCCGAGGCCGACGTGGTGACGCTCGGCCCCGGCCTGAAGGCGATCGACGAGACCAACCGCCTGCTGGAGCTGGTCCTGGACGCGGCTCGGCCGGACACGTCTCTCGTGCTCGACGCGTACGCCCTCGGGGCGCTCAGCCACACGCCGGACGTGCTGCTTGGCTCGGGCCGGCCGGTGGTGCTCACCCCCAACGTCACCGAGGCCGGGCACCTGCTGGGGCGCGAGCCGGGCGACGACCTGGACGCCGAGGCGGCCGAGCTGGCCGCCCGGTACGAGGCGGTCGTCTCGCTGTACGGACATGTCGCCGCCCCGGACGGACGCGGCTGGCGGGAGGAGAGCGGCGACGCCGGGCTGGGCACCTCCGGCAGCGGGGACGTGCTCGCCGGATTGCTGGCGGGCCTGCTGTCGCGCGGGGCCGACCCGGCACAGGCCGCCTGCTGGGGCTCGTTCGCGCACGCGGTCAGCGGTCAGCGGCTCATCCCCCGCTACGGCCGGATCGGCTTCCTGGCCCGGGAACTGCTCGACGAGATCCCGGGCACCCTTGCCATGGTGTGA
- a CDS encoding dihydrolipoamide acetyltransferase family protein, whose product MGGGMTTVEGTRVFLLPDLGEGLSEAEIVEWRVAVGDVVAVDQSVVEVETAKAVVDVPCPYAGRVVTLHGAAGEVRPVGQPLITIAPLDGGHEPAGHATYREEERAGSGNVLIGYGTGHGGATRRRRRPRLALAPEPVDAGPADGTASAATRSADDGPTAARTPDTDATPGGPARPTAALVISPIVRRLARERGVDLATVRGTGPGGVIRRADVEAALTAPAARLAAVPEPHVGLAPTADGDVIVPLTGVRKAIADKLSRSRREIPEVTIWVDVDATGLLETRAAINAATPDAPVSILALLARICLSGLRRFPQLNARVDTEGQRIVQSAGVHLGIAAQTDRGLLVPVLRDAQRLTTAELAAELTATTAAARAGSLPPARLTGGTFTLNNYGVFGVDGSTPIINHPEAALLGVGRIVDKPWVVDGQLAVRKVTQLSLTFDHRVCDGGVAGGFLRHVADCVERPALLIAAV is encoded by the coding sequence GTGGGCGGCGGCATGACCACCGTCGAGGGAACGCGGGTCTTCCTCCTTCCCGACCTGGGCGAGGGGCTGAGCGAGGCGGAGATCGTCGAGTGGCGCGTCGCCGTGGGCGACGTGGTCGCCGTCGACCAGAGCGTGGTCGAGGTGGAGACCGCCAAGGCCGTCGTCGACGTGCCCTGCCCGTACGCCGGTCGCGTGGTCACCCTGCACGGCGCGGCCGGTGAGGTACGCCCCGTCGGCCAGCCGTTGATCACCATCGCGCCGCTGGACGGGGGCCACGAGCCCGCCGGGCACGCCACCTACCGCGAGGAGGAGCGGGCCGGCTCCGGCAACGTGCTGATCGGGTACGGCACCGGGCACGGCGGGGCCACCCGGCGTCGCCGCCGACCGCGGCTCGCCCTCGCCCCCGAGCCGGTCGACGCCGGCCCGGCCGACGGCACCGCCTCCGCCGCCACCCGGTCCGCGGACGACGGCCCGACGGCAGCGCGTACCCCCGACACGGACGCCACGCCCGGCGGCCCGGCCCGACCGACGGCGGCCCTGGTCATCTCGCCGATCGTGCGCCGGCTGGCCCGCGAGCGCGGCGTCGACCTCGCCACCGTGCGGGGCACCGGGCCCGGTGGCGTGATCCGCCGCGCCGACGTGGAGGCCGCGCTGACCGCGCCCGCCGCCCGGCTCGCCGCCGTGCCGGAGCCGCACGTGGGGCTGGCCCCGACCGCTGACGGCGACGTCATCGTCCCCCTCACCGGCGTCCGCAAGGCGATCGCCGACAAGCTCTCCCGCAGCCGGCGGGAGATTCCCGAGGTGACCATCTGGGTCGACGTGGACGCCACCGGGCTGCTGGAGACCCGGGCCGCGATCAACGCCGCCACGCCCGACGCCCCGGTGAGCATCCTGGCCCTGCTGGCCCGGATCTGCCTCAGCGGGCTGCGGCGGTTCCCGCAGCTCAACGCCCGGGTGGACACCGAGGGGCAGCGGATCGTCCAGTCCGCCGGGGTGCACCTCGGCATCGCCGCGCAGACCGACCGGGGTCTGCTGGTGCCGGTGCTGCGCGACGCCCAGCGACTCACCACCGCCGAGCTGGCCGCCGAGCTGACGGCCACCACCGCCGCCGCGCGCGCCGGCAGCCTGCCGCCGGCCCGGCTCACCGGGGGGACCTTCACGCTGAACAACTACGGGGTGTTCGGCGTCGACGGCTCCACGCCGATCATCAACCACCCCGAGGCGGCCCTGCTCGGCGTCGGGCGGATCGTGGACAAGCCGTGGGTGGTGGACGGGCAGCTCGCGGTCCGCAAGGTCACCCAGCTCAGCCTCACCTTCGACCACCGGGTCTGCGACGGTGGGGTGGCCGGTGGCTTCCTGCGGCACGTCGCCGACTGCGTGGAGCGGCCCGCGCTGCTGATCGCGGCCGTCTGA
- the pdhA gene encoding pyruvate dehydrogenase (acetyl-transferring) E1 component subunit alpha produces MGSPHVPGGSAVTTTPQAVRRASPRTRRAVTPPDPARPLLPDAEPVRLLDQQGRALPARTDYPEPPAEALRELYRRMVLGRRFDTQATALTKQGRLAVYPSSRGQEACQVGAVLAVRDTDWVFPTYRESMALVARGIDPVEVLTLLRGDWHCGYDPSAVHTAPQCTPLATQCVHAAGLAHGEAYQGRDTVALAFIGDGATSEGDFHEGINFAAVFKAPVVYFVQNNRYAISVPLSRQTAAPSLAYKGVGYGVPSEQVDGNDPVAVLAVLTRAVAHARAGKGPFLVEAHTYRMEPHTNADDASRYRDGAEVDAWRDRDPIARLETYLRARGVLDDAAVADIAEQAEAYAADLRTRMHEQPAVDPLSLFEHVYAEPTPQLVEQREQVRAELAAAHDEEGDA; encoded by the coding sequence ATAGGCTCACCACACGTCCCAGGAGGTTCCGCCGTGACGACCACTCCCCAGGCGGTCCGCAGGGCATCCCCGCGCACCCGTCGGGCGGTCACCCCGCCCGACCCGGCGCGCCCGTTGCTGCCGGACGCCGAGCCAGTCCGCCTGCTCGACCAGCAGGGCAGGGCGCTGCCCGCCCGCACCGACTACCCCGAGCCCCCCGCCGAGGCGCTGCGCGAGCTGTACCGCCGGATGGTGCTCGGGCGCCGCTTCGACACCCAGGCGACCGCCCTGACCAAGCAGGGTCGGCTCGCCGTCTACCCGTCCTCGCGCGGCCAGGAGGCGTGCCAGGTCGGCGCGGTGCTCGCGGTCCGCGACACCGACTGGGTGTTCCCCACGTACCGCGAATCGATGGCGCTGGTTGCCCGGGGCATCGACCCCGTCGAGGTGCTCACCCTGCTGCGCGGCGACTGGCACTGCGGCTACGACCCGAGCGCGGTGCACACCGCGCCGCAGTGCACCCCGCTCGCCACCCAGTGCGTGCACGCCGCCGGGCTGGCGCACGGTGAGGCGTACCAGGGCCGCGACACGGTGGCGCTGGCCTTCATCGGTGACGGCGCGACCAGCGAGGGCGACTTCCACGAGGGGATCAACTTCGCCGCCGTGTTCAAGGCGCCGGTCGTCTACTTCGTGCAGAACAACAGGTACGCGATCAGCGTCCCGCTGTCCCGGCAGACCGCCGCGCCGTCGCTGGCCTACAAGGGCGTCGGCTACGGCGTACCCAGCGAGCAGGTCGACGGCAACGACCCGGTGGCGGTGCTCGCCGTGCTCACCCGTGCCGTCGCGCACGCCCGCGCCGGCAAGGGCCCGTTCCTGGTGGAGGCGCACACCTACCGGATGGAGCCGCACACCAACGCCGACGACGCCAGCCGCTACCGCGACGGCGCCGAGGTCGACGCCTGGCGCGACCGGGACCCGATCGCCCGCCTGGAGACCTACCTGCGCGCCCGCGGGGTGCTCGACGACGCGGCGGTCGCCGACATCGCCGAGCAGGCCGAGGCGTACGCGGCGGACCTGCGGACCCGGATGCACGAGCAGCCCGCCGTCGACCCGCTGAGCCTCTTCGAGCACGTCTACGCCGAGCCCACACCGCAACTCGTCGAACAGCGCGAGCAGGTGCGCGCCGAGCTGGCCGCCGCGCACGACGAGGAGGGGGACGCCTGA
- a CDS encoding right-handed parallel beta-helix repeat-containing protein has translation MGKELLLNSVRVRRPAAAGAPLYCDALEYGLTGDGATNDQPALAALVDRLGAGYASDGRARVIYCPPGIYSIRDAGTVWRSGVSLIGAGPAATRFMLSNEGNRADPTPLAFWTTVQHGADRDRHIADCTFADFQIDGSGVAMAEYSYLAKGLGLQYVVRGVFRNLYIHHTAATGLGCDFLQDSLIDGVVVVGCGRLDNGEQIGGAGIGIGIGGWGGEERLTIANCTALANGTNGIFLELQKDYWVPPRGYRIVGCHSQGNRFGISDWGADGLIVSACTMTGNLESGFDVSGQGTAAVAGRGGLLTDCVIDGNLRDGVSIGNSPGPYTVRGNRISGNGRHGYHTHDIGRGYQGAIRDVVIESNDLWGNGLDAVRIDHQMTDAVLLNNRIRDNGRQYAEGTGGVGETVRYAERSLVDRSANWPHDGHRGKVLRVGRSVAMVAANTGTELTLAPVRPDAFSAWSGDVPPPGCGYELAAAPRRRAGITINAPFDSATVRGNRIWDSRDEQTQTHGLWITERGSCVGCRVEDNDLAGNADHGMCLDTPPVGGRWRDNHVDSDWE, from the coding sequence GTGGGGAAAGAGCTGCTGCTCAACTCGGTCCGGGTGCGGCGACCCGCCGCTGCCGGCGCGCCGCTGTACTGCGACGCCCTGGAGTACGGCCTGACCGGCGACGGCGCGACGAACGACCAGCCGGCGCTGGCCGCCCTCGTGGACCGCCTCGGCGCCGGGTACGCCTCGGATGGTCGGGCCCGGGTGATCTACTGCCCGCCGGGCATCTACTCGATCCGCGACGCCGGCACGGTGTGGCGCAGCGGCGTGTCGCTGATCGGGGCCGGCCCGGCGGCCACCCGGTTCATGCTCAGCAACGAGGGCAACCGGGCCGACCCGACCCCGCTCGCCTTCTGGACCACCGTGCAGCACGGCGCCGACCGGGACCGGCACATCGCCGACTGCACCTTCGCGGACTTCCAGATCGACGGGTCGGGCGTCGCCATGGCCGAGTACAGCTACCTGGCCAAGGGCCTGGGCCTGCAGTACGTGGTGCGCGGTGTCTTCCGCAACCTCTACATCCACCACACCGCGGCCACCGGGCTGGGCTGCGACTTCCTCCAGGACTCCCTGATCGACGGGGTGGTGGTGGTCGGCTGCGGCCGCCTGGACAACGGCGAGCAGATCGGCGGCGCGGGCATCGGGATCGGCATCGGCGGCTGGGGCGGAGAGGAGCGGTTGACCATCGCCAACTGCACCGCCCTGGCCAACGGGACCAACGGCATCTTCCTGGAGTTGCAGAAGGACTACTGGGTGCCGCCGCGCGGGTACCGCATCGTCGGCTGCCACAGCCAGGGCAACCGGTTCGGCATCTCCGACTGGGGCGCCGACGGGCTGATCGTCTCCGCCTGCACGATGACCGGCAACCTGGAGAGCGGGTTCGACGTGTCCGGGCAGGGCACCGCCGCCGTGGCCGGCCGGGGTGGGCTGCTCACCGACTGCGTCATCGACGGCAACCTGCGCGACGGCGTCAGCATCGGCAACAGCCCCGGCCCGTACACCGTGCGGGGCAACCGGATCAGCGGCAACGGCCGGCACGGGTACCACACGCACGACATCGGACGCGGCTACCAGGGCGCGATCCGGGACGTGGTGATCGAGAGCAACGATCTCTGGGGCAACGGGCTCGACGCCGTCCGGATCGACCACCAGATGACCGACGCGGTGCTGCTCAACAACCGCATTCGCGACAACGGCCGGCAGTACGCCGAGGGCACCGGCGGTGTCGGCGAGACCGTCCGCTACGCCGAGCGGTCCCTGGTGGACCGCTCGGCGAACTGGCCGCACGACGGGCACCGGGGCAAGGTCCTGCGGGTCGGACGATCGGTCGCGATGGTGGCGGCCAACACCGGCACCGAACTCACCCTCGCTCCGGTACGCCCGGACGCGTTCAGCGCGTGGAGCGGGGACGTGCCACCACCGGGCTGCGGGTACGAGTTGGCCGCCGCGCCGCGGCGGCGGGCTGGGATCACCATCAACGCCCCGTTCGACTCCGCGACCGTCCGCGGCAACCGGATCTGGGACAGCCGCGACGAACAGACGCAGACGCACGGACTGTGGATCACCGAGCGGGGCAGTTGTGTCGGCTGCCGGGTCGAGGACAACGACCTGGCCGGCAACGCCGACCACGGGATGTGCCTGGACACCCCGCCGGTGGGCGGGCGGTGGCGGGACAACCACGTGGACAGCGACTGGGAATGA